A single region of the Methanolacinia paynteri genome encodes:
- a CDS encoding 30S ribosomal protein S3ae, whose product MAPRRKSVGRRVEGWKAKSWYKVYAPDYFDKAYLGDTIANEPEKVNGRVMQTTLGEMVQDYSKQNIKMRFRITNVAGDSAYSDFVGHELTKDYLRAMVKRRTSRIDSIVQVTTKDERKIRVTTSCFTINRADASQAHAIRKAVTEYVVARAAELTYDQFVKEMVMGDISREVFKIVKKLHPIRRVEVIKSKGTDTKAAIVQ is encoded by the coding sequence ATGGCACCAAGAAGAAAATCAGTTGGAAGAAGAGTTGAAGGCTGGAAAGCCAAAAGCTGGTACAAGGTATACGCTCCCGACTACTTTGACAAGGCGTACCTTGGCGATACAATCGCAAACGAGCCCGAGAAAGTCAACGGGCGCGTAATGCAGACAACACTCGGCGAGATGGTTCAGGATTACTCCAAGCAGAACATCAAGATGAGGTTCAGGATCACAAACGTTGCAGGAGATTCCGCATACTCAGATTTCGTCGGGCATGAACTGACAAAAGACTACCTCCGTGCAATGGTCAAGCGCCGCACATCAAGGATAGACAGCATTGTTCAGGTAACAACAAAGGACGAAAGAAAGATCCGCGTAACCACGAGCTGCTTCACGATTAACCGTGCAGATGCAAGCCAGGCGCATGCGATCAGAAAAGCAGTGACTGAATATGTCGTTGCAAGGGCAGCGGAACTCACCTACGACCAGTTCGTAAAAGAAATGGTCATGGGCGACATCTCCCGCGAAGTCTTCAAGATCGTAAAGAAGCTTCACCCCATCCGCCGTGTTGAAGTGATCAAATCAAAGGGAACCGATACAAAGGCCGCAATCGTCCAGTAG
- a CDS encoding DUF5350 domain-containing protein codes for MGKTGITAWTQIKSVGGQVRLVPQKETNYKKPGPNQRFKSGSKLRRATQKTQDTGRGGPRGGRRPARGRGPVHDPRCRRRIKRSQSSIKGAKGK; via the coding sequence ATGGGAAAAACAGGAATCACAGCATGGACCCAGATCAAGAGCGTCGGCGGTCAGGTAAGGCTTGTACCCCAGAAGGAGACAAACTACAAGAAGCCCGGCCCCAACCAGCGCTTTAAGTCAGGTTCGAAGCTCAGAAGAGCAACACAGAAGACCCAGGACACAGGCCGCGGAGGACCACGCGGCGGCAGAAGACCGGCACGCGGAAGAGGCCCCGTGCACGATCCGCGCTGCAGAAGGCGCATCAAGAGATCGCAGTCTTCGATAAAGGGTGCAAAGGGCAAATAA